The Litoribacterium kuwaitense region TACATTGAAATGCCGAGGCAAAAACAAAAGTGTCCTCAGTGCGGTGACAGAACGACACGCGTTCATGATTATCGCATCCAAAAAGTCCAACACCTTAAATGATTTGAACGCACAACCGAGATGTATTACCGAAAACGTAGGTATATTTGTGCCTGAGGAAAGCGTTTGGCGGAGAAGCATCCATTTGTCAAACGTTATCAGCGCTATAAGCCAGAATAGAATCAAGTGAAAACTATTCTTGGAATTACCGAAAAAAATACCCCGATATTATCTCCAAACCTCTTAAATTACTCACCAGTCGAAACTCAATTAAAAATTTCTGTCCCATCTTCACAGCATTCAATTCGTATAAAAATCAATAATCTTATAACCATGACCGCTATTTCCTATCTTGTACCACCCAACCCCGCCCTCCCCAAACCAACAATCCGTCATTTTTCCTCGCAAAACCCAAAATCCTCCTTCCACCTACTGACGGTTTAGACTAGGCAAGTAGGGTTTTTTTGGTAGCCTTTTAGTAGGAGAGACGTTGTATGAAGGGGGAGTGGATGTATGAGTGTGAAGCGGAATGACCCTTGTCCTTGTGGCAGTGGTCAGAAATATAAAAAGTGTTGTCAAGCCAAGGTGACGTATATTGGTGAGATGCATACGGATAAGCTGTGGAACTTGTACGATGAGTTAATCATGTTTTACAATCATTTGATTGAAGAGACGAAGTCGTTTTTCTCGAAAGAAGTGAATGAGGAGATTCCTGATCTCATCGTCGAGCAGCATGTCATTGCGCAGTTTTTCTATGAAACGAATGATCCGCGGGGGCGGAGAACGATGCTGAAGGAATATATTGAGGAGCAGTGTAAAACGGTTCCGATGGTGCCGTCAGTGCGCCAGATCTTTAAAAACTGGGCGCACGTGTCGCCGATGTTGTTGAAGCTTGAAGAGGCGAAGGGAAACGATGTATATGAGGCGATCGACTATTTTTCGACGGAGCCGTTTTCGGTCAAAATCGTTGAGCGTGAAGTACCGCCTTTAGAGGACGGTGTCCTTTATTTCGGCAATATGCTGTCGTTTGGCGATACATTGGTCAGCTTTGCTTTTGATCTTATGCTTCCGTTAGAGCCGTCTGAGCCGATGCTTAGGGTGCTTGAAGAGATGATGGATCAGGTGAATACATATTCGGCAAACGTTTATATGAAGAACAACTATGAAGCCGTCGTTTCGCTCATCTTTGCGGAGATGGATGGTATCGTAGGCAACGAGGAGCTTGAATGGGAAGATGAGGCGCATGAAAACGTGGCAGAGCTTTATATTGCGGCATGTAAATACTTTTTTGCGGGTGCTGATGCAGATGGGTCACTTGGCGCATCACTCTGGCATTCGTTTTGTGAAACGTATCATCCAAACGTGCGCAAGCCGGAGAAATATGCCGCTGGGCTTCATTATTTCATAAACAGTATATATCTTGAGCCGACGACTGCCCCGACCAGGCGGAACTCGCTGAATTTTATGAGACGAGTGCCTCAGGTGTTTCGGAAGTATCGCGGACATTAAGAAATGAATTAATCAATATCATTAGCAAAGAGATGAGTCAAAGCTAATGAGAGCATGCATGTGAAAAAGCCTTCAAGTCGTATGTGTCACGCGACTTGAAGGCTTTTGTATGAGTGAAGCTTATTTAACGATCAACACAGGTACTTTTGAACGCTGAAGTACTTTTGAGCTGACGCTGCCGAGCACGACTTCGCGGAATGGACCGAGGCCGCGGCTGCCCATCACGATAAGGTCAGCATGTTCTGTTTCTGCTTTTTCACAAATGATTGATGCTGGATCACCGAAATCGGAAGATACTTCGTACGTTACCGTTTCATTTTTTAGTACGTCGTTGGCTTTGTCCATGACGTGCTGGCTTTCTTTTTCAAGCACTTCATCCATATTGAGAGGGATGCCGCCCATGCTGTTGATCAATGGGACGTGGTGCTTGATGTGGACAATTTTCAGTGTAGGTGCGTTTTTGCTTTCTTTAGCGATTTTTAGGGCTTCCTGAAGCGCGTCGAATGAGCTTTCAGAGCCGTCGATTGGAACGATCATTGTTTTGTACATCAGTTCGGTCACACCTTTCAGAGATTCGTATGATCAAATAAGGTCTATCTACCTATATTGTACGCCTGCCTAAAATGAACGTCAATGAAAAAAGCGCTTTCTGTCGGTCATTGACGAGGGGTCTATCGGATTTGTGGACTTTTTGTAAAGGGGATAGGCAAGCCAGCGACAATATGGGATAATAGGTTCGTTGTGCTTTTGGTGATCATTTACTTTCATGAAAGGGTTTATACGTATGGCACAAATGGAAACGACGATCTCCCACGCGTCAAGTGCGTGGACACGGAATCAAAAAATATTGATCTTTTCACTGACGCTGCTCACATTCTCGCTCGGGACGAGTGAATTTGTCATCGTCGGTTTATTGCCTGATATGGCGCTCAGTCTTGGTGTCTCGTTGGCGCAGGCAGGGGCGCTCGTGTCTGGCTTTGCGCTCGCTTATGCGCTTGGTACGCCGTTTGCGATTGCGGTGACGAGCCGTTTCCCGAGGCGAATTGCGATGCCGGTGTTGATCGCTATCTTTATTCTCGGCAACTTGCTTAGTGCGCTCGTGTCGGATTATACGTTTTTAATGGGGACGCGCATCATTACCGCGCTCGTCAGCGGTGTGCTCGTGACGCTGGCGCTTAGTATCGGCAGTGAGGAAGCGCCGCCGCATAAACGGGGCGCAGCGATGGCGTTTATTTTTGCCGGCTTTTCGTTTGCGAGTGTGTTCGGTGTACCACTGGGGACGTTTATCGGACAGCTTGGCGGCTGGCCGCTCGCCTTCTGGCTGAACGTCGTGCTCGGTGTCATCGTACTCGTCTTGTTATTGCCGCAAACGACGGAACGCCCGCCGGTTGAGCAGAAGCCGTTTTTCTCCCAGTTTGCTTTATTAAAAGAGCCAAGTCTTTTAGTAGCGTTTGGTATTCCTGTCACTGCGATGGCCGGGACGTACGTCATCTATACGTACATCTCCCCGATTTTCCTTGAAGTGACTGGCATTAAGGAAGCGTACGTCGGTGCAGTGCTTCTTTTATACGGCTTGGCGACGATTTTCAGTAATTTGTATTCGGGACGGATTGCAGATGGGCGGTCATTTCAAGCGCTGAAAGTGACGTTTCTCTTGCAGGCGCTTGCGCTCGCGCTCTTTTATGTAACCGCGCCTTTTCTTATCGTTGGGCTCATTAACTTAATGGTGATTGGGTTCTTTTGTTACTTATTTAACGGGGCGGTTCAGCTGTATTTAATGCAGGTCGCGGAAAAAAAGTTGCCTCATGCGAAAGACTTGGCGGCGTCCTTGCTGCCGGTGTCCGCAAATTTCGGGATTGCGATCGGCTCGGCGATCGGTGGACTTGTCGCAACGAATATCGGGCTCGTTCATACGACGTGGGTCGGCGCGATCTTTATCTTCTTATCTTTTTTGCTGACGACGCTTTTATTAAAAGTGAGGATTTAATGGTTGAAGCACGGTCGTGCACTCGTCTATGCGTGCGCGACTGTGACGAAGCGATTTGGCATCTCCGACATGGAGGTGCCTTTTGTATTTCTTCTAGTTGAATACATAAAATGTCAGTGGACGATTCAAGCTATTGTCAATGATCACCAAAGGAGGCACGAAAATGAAGGAATCATACGGGAAAGACTACAAATGGATTCCGGCGACGTCCGTCGCAAGCGGGCAAGGTGTCGAAGTGATGCCGGATGTGTATTGTTATGTGACGCAGATCGTGAATGTCGTCATGATTGGTCGCCCGAAGCGCAGTGAGTTTGTCCTCATTGATGCAGGTACGCCGGGAGCTGGGAAAGCACTGATCGAAGCGGCGGAAGAACGGTTCGGGCAAGAGGCAAAGCCAAGGGCGGTCATTTTAACGCACGGTCATTTCGACCACGTCGGCGGTGTCATGGAGCTGATCGACAAGTGGGACGTGCCTGTCTATGCGCATCCGCAGGAGCTGCCATTTTTAACGGGGGATACGGCATATCCCGAGCCGGATTCGACCGTGGAGGGTGGCATGCTTGCGAAGGTGGCTCGTTATTTTCCAAATGAGCCGATTCAGCTGCATGATCACGTCCAGCCGTTGCCAGCGCGTGGAGAAGTGCCGGGACTTCCTGATTTTCGCTGGGTGCATACGCCTGGACACACACCGGGTCACATCTCACTTTATCGGGCGGCGGACGGCTTGCTTATTGCGGGTGATGCATTTATTACTGTACGTCAAGACGAGCTGTTTGACGTGGTGACGCAGAAAAAAGAAATCACTGGGCCACCGCGCTATTTTACGACCGATTGGCAGGCGGCGGCACGCTCGGTCGAGGATTTGGCGGCGCTGTCGCCTGCGGTGGCAGTCACTGGACACGGACCGGTCGTTCACGGCGATGAGCTGACGGAAGGGCTGGACAAGCTCGTCCGCCATTTTGATGACCTCACCTTGCCTGATTTCGGCAAATACGTTGATGGTGAAGATGACGAAGCGCCATTTCAATAATTGATCCGATCATCCTCTTTTGCCGACAAAAAGGGGGTTTTTTCGTGACAAAACATGTCGATTTTTGCCCACTTAGGCGTTCTATTTTACAGTCCAACCATGCTAATATAAGAAGGAGAGAGGAGAGAATAATGACATGCAAGACGTATGGAATGGATTTGTAGAACATGTCGTCAATGCGCCGTGGGTAGACATTGGCGTGGCGATTGTGATCTTTTTCTTATTTTTGCTGTTTCGGAAGATTTTCACCCAATATATTTTTAAGCTGATCGTGAAGCTGTCGCGGAAGACGCCGACGGATGTGTTTACGCAGCTGCTGCTGTCGTTTGAACGGCCGTTTCACTGGCTGTGGGTCATCGTCGGGACGTATTTGGCGTTTACGTATTTGCCGTATCCGATTACGAATCATCCATTTGTCCAGCATACGTATGTGTCGTTTTTAATTGCCCTCGTCGGCTGGGGCTTGTACCGCTTTTCTTCACAAAACGCGACGTTTTTACAGCGTTTGGCGCAGAAGACGGATTTAGACGAAGACAGTATGCTCATTCCGTTCGTCTCGAAGGTGCTGCGCTTTATGGTCATCGCGCTCACGATCGTATCGATTATCGGGGAATGGGGCATTCAGATCGGTGCCTTTATCGCCGGGCTTGGTCTTGGTGGTCTTGCTTTTGCCCTAGCGGCGCAGGAGACGGTCGCGAACTTCTTCGGCGGGATCGTCATCATTACCGAGCGTCCGTTTAAAAAGGGTGACTGGATTCAGACGCCGACGGTCGAAGGAACGGTCGAGGACATTACGTTCCGCAGTACGAAGGTGAGGACGTTTGCGGATGCGCTTGAAGTCGTGCCGAATGCGACGATTTCGAAGGAGCCGATTACGAACTGGTCGGAAATGAGCATGCGCCGTGTGTTCTTTACGCTTGGCGTGAGACATCGGACGTCACGCGGTCAGCTCGAGCACTGTCTTGAGGACATCCGTCAGCTCTTACGCAGCCACGACGGCATCGTGTCGCATAACTTCCTCGTTTACTTTGATAAATTTACGGACAATAGCTATGAGCTGTACATTTACTATTTTACGAAAACGACGGTGTGGGCGGAATGGTTTGCGATTAAAGAAGAAGTGAACCTTGAATTGATGAGCATTTTAGAGAATGCTGGTGTGACGATTGCCGCGCCGATCCGTGTGTTGGAGCACAACGATGCGCCGCAGGCAGACGCTGAACAGGAACTTCATGAGCGGAAACCTTATAAAAATACGAATCCAATGCCTTCAGACGGTGTCGCAAAAGATATGGATGCGGCGACTGGGGAAGGCGATGGCGGTGGTGATGGGCAATAACGAATGGGCGGCTGGCAGGTGAGGCGGTTGCTGGCCAGTGTTGTCCGGCGCTCGGTTCGCGTCTATGCTTATTTTTTCGCTAAAGCTTTACGATCGGAGTGGTCATCTTTATCTTACGGTAAGCTGATGCTTGCCGTGAGGACGTATTTCCCGGGAAACGTTTGCAAGCCGACGGAACGCCGACGTTAAAATTGTGTAAACGTGCCCTATAGCTCATGGATGAGCTGTATACTTTAGGAAAAAGGGAAAGGGCTGATGTGACGTGGCAACAATTCGTGCGATTGCGCATCGCGGGTTTCCGGCGTTGTTTCCAGAAAATACGCTTGCAGGATTTCAGGCAGCGGTAGAGCGGGGCTACCAGTACGTAGAGCTTGATGTCCATTTAACGAAGGACGGTGTGCCGGTGGTGACTCACGATCATACTGTTGACCGGACGTCGACGTTGACTGGCAAGGTGAAGGATTTGACGTTGGCTGAGCTGAAGCGTGGTGATTTCGGGAAGGGCGAGCCGATTCCGACATTGGAAGAAGCGCTCGTGTTGCTGAAAGGGAAGGCAGAGGTCGCGATTGAGTTGAAGCAAATGGGGGAGATGTACCCTCGGCTAGAGGAGCGGACGCTTGCTGTGATTGAGGCGACAGCGATGACGGATGACGTGTACGTCAATTCGTTCGACCATTATGCGGTGGAGCGGGTGCGCCGTTTGCATTCGACGATTCGGACAGGGGTGAATTTATTTTGCATTTCGCCGGCGGTCTTTCCCTTCATTCGCCAGCTTAACGCTTGGTCGGTCGCAGTTCACGTGCAGTCACTGACTGCCGAGTTTGTCGAAACGTGCCGGCAGGAGGGCGTACAGCCGATCGTGTGGCCGGTCGATACGGTGGAGGCGTTTCAAGTGATCAAGCCGTTTCCTGAAGTGCTGGCGACGGTGAACGAACTTGACCTTTTTCCGTCGTTTTTAGAGAATGCACATACATAACTGTCTCC contains the following coding sequences:
- a CDS encoding YecA family protein, giving the protein MSVKRNDPCPCGSGQKYKKCCQAKVTYIGEMHTDKLWNLYDELIMFYNHLIEETKSFFSKEVNEEIPDLIVEQHVIAQFFYETNDPRGRRTMLKEYIEEQCKTVPMVPSVRQIFKNWAHVSPMLLKLEEAKGNDVYEAIDYFSTEPFSVKIVEREVPPLEDGVLYFGNMLSFGDTLVSFAFDLMLPLEPSEPMLRVLEEMMDQVNTYSANVYMKNNYEAVVSLIFAEMDGIVGNEELEWEDEAHENVAELYIAACKYFFAGADADGSLGASLWHSFCETYHPNVRKPEKYAAGLHYFINSIYLEPTTAPTRRNSLNFMRRVPQVFRKYRGH
- a CDS encoding universal stress protein produces the protein MYKTMIVPIDGSESSFDALQEALKIAKESKNAPTLKIVHIKHHVPLINSMGGIPLNMDEVLEKESQHVMDKANDVLKNETVTYEVSSDFGDPASIICEKAETEHADLIVMGSRGLGPFREVVLGSVSSKVLQRSKVPVLIVK
- a CDS encoding MFS transporter, which encodes MAQMETTISHASSAWTRNQKILIFSLTLLTFSLGTSEFVIVGLLPDMALSLGVSLAQAGALVSGFALAYALGTPFAIAVTSRFPRRIAMPVLIAIFILGNLLSALVSDYTFLMGTRIITALVSGVLVTLALSIGSEEAPPHKRGAAMAFIFAGFSFASVFGVPLGTFIGQLGGWPLAFWLNVVLGVIVLVLLLPQTTERPPVEQKPFFSQFALLKEPSLLVAFGIPVTAMAGTYVIYTYISPIFLEVTGIKEAYVGAVLLLYGLATIFSNLYSGRIADGRSFQALKVTFLLQALALALFYVTAPFLIVGLINLMVIGFFCYLFNGAVQLYLMQVAEKKLPHAKDLAASLLPVSANFGIAIGSAIGGLVATNIGLVHTTWVGAIFIFLSFLLTTLLLKVRI
- a CDS encoding MBL fold metallo-hydrolase; amino-acid sequence: MKESYGKDYKWIPATSVASGQGVEVMPDVYCYVTQIVNVVMIGRPKRSEFVLIDAGTPGAGKALIEAAEERFGQEAKPRAVILTHGHFDHVGGVMELIDKWDVPVYAHPQELPFLTGDTAYPEPDSTVEGGMLAKVARYFPNEPIQLHDHVQPLPARGEVPGLPDFRWVHTPGHTPGHISLYRAADGLLIAGDAFITVRQDELFDVVTQKKEITGPPRYFTTDWQAAARSVEDLAALSPAVAVTGHGPVVHGDELTEGLDKLVRHFDDLTLPDFGKYVDGEDDEAPFQ
- a CDS encoding mechanosensitive ion channel family protein; this encodes MQDVWNGFVEHVVNAPWVDIGVAIVIFFLFLLFRKIFTQYIFKLIVKLSRKTPTDVFTQLLLSFERPFHWLWVIVGTYLAFTYLPYPITNHPFVQHTYVSFLIALVGWGLYRFSSQNATFLQRLAQKTDLDEDSMLIPFVSKVLRFMVIALTIVSIIGEWGIQIGAFIAGLGLGGLAFALAAQETVANFFGGIVIITERPFKKGDWIQTPTVEGTVEDITFRSTKVRTFADALEVVPNATISKEPITNWSEMSMRRVFFTLGVRHRTSRGQLEHCLEDIRQLLRSHDGIVSHNFLVYFDKFTDNSYELYIYYFTKTTVWAEWFAIKEEVNLELMSILENAGVTIAAPIRVLEHNDAPQADAEQELHERKPYKNTNPMPSDGVAKDMDAATGEGDGGGDGQ
- a CDS encoding glycerophosphodiester phosphodiesterase — protein: MATIRAIAHRGFPALFPENTLAGFQAAVERGYQYVELDVHLTKDGVPVVTHDHTVDRTSTLTGKVKDLTLAELKRGDFGKGEPIPTLEEALVLLKGKAEVAIELKQMGEMYPRLEERTLAVIEATAMTDDVYVNSFDHYAVERVRRLHSTIRTGVNLFCISPAVFPFIRQLNAWSVAVHVQSLTAEFVETCRQEGVQPIVWPVDTVEAFQVIKPFPEVLATVNELDLFPSFLENAHT